In the genome of Arthrobacter alpinus, the window TGCGACGACACGTTCGCTGCCGCCGTCCACCAGCACCAGCTCGGCCACACCGGCAGCCAGCACCTCAAAGGCTCGAGTTTGAACAGGCACGGTAAAGGTTTCAGCACCGTCAGACATGAGCGCTGCACGCAAGGTGTCAACCTCGGCAACCGGCGCCGACACCAGCGCGCCGTCACGGAATGACAGCTCCCTCGCGTACGTCAGCACACCGGCCCAACCGGAGGCGTGAATATCAGCCTCGGGACGGGACTTCTCCCAGCTCCAGCCCCACATGAGCGTTCGGGGCTCGGCTGCGGTCCCGGCAACCACCTGAGGGGCGTAAAAGTCAGGGCCATCGTCGATCAGTCCACCACCTGTAGGTAGGAATTTCAGCCCGGCACCTCCCTCGCTGAGTTCGCCGGTCAGGTAAGTGACCCGGTCCAGGTCATGGTTGTCGAGGTTCCACAGGGACAACATGAGCACCCACTGCCCGTCCACGCGAAACAGCTGCGGGCATTCCCAAATTTGCGCAGGCGCCCATTCGGCCGCGACCCCCGCGCCGCCCGTCACCAACGGGCCCAAGTACTCCCACTGAGTCATGGTGTGGCACCGGTACAGCAGAATCACGGGCGTTCCATCTTTGTACCCGGCACCTTGAATGGCGTATTGGCTGCCGTTGAAGGTGAAGAGGAAAGGGTCCCGTACATCGCCAATGTTTGGCTCCTCCGGCATACCCACTATGCCGTGCTGCTCTTGCTTCCATTCCAGCAAAGCCCTATTCGAAGTTGCTGTCATGACTTGGGACTTATGCTCGGTTTCTGCGATGCCGGTGTAATAGGCGGTAGGCACCTCGCCATCAAGGGCAATGACGCCTGACCAGACTCCTGCCGCGTCGGCGGCCCCCATGCGCGGGAAAAGGGCGGTGGGCTGCTGGGTCCAACGGACCAAGTCCGTCGAGGTGGCATGGCCCCAGTGAATGTTGCCGTGGGTGGGCGCGTCGGGGTTGAGCTGGAAGAACACGTGATGGGTTCCGTCAACGTAGATACAGCCGTTGGGGTCGTTGATCCAGCCCTGGTCCGGGCGGCCGTGCAGTGCCGGGAAGGCGGGGTCGGTGGTGCTCACAGGTAAAGCTCCTAGCTGGTTGACTATTGATGGTGCAGACGTGGAACTCATTTATTGATTCCTGCCGTCAGGCCCTCACGGAGGTAGCGCTGGCCAAAGAGGAAGACGACAAGCGCCGGGATCATGGACAACACCACACCGGCGAGGACTGTCGACACCGAGCCCGTGCCCATATTGCCTTGCAGCGACACCAAGCCCAGTGGCATGGTGAAGTTTTCCTCGCTGATGGTCATGATCAAGGGGCGGAAGAACTCATTCCAGTGGAAATTGAAG includes:
- a CDS encoding glycoside hydrolase family 32 protein, which translates into the protein MSTTDPAFPALHGRPDQGWINDPNGCIYVDGTHHVFFQLNPDAPTHGNIHWGHATSTDLVRWTQQPTALFPRMGAADAAGVWSGVIALDGEVPTAYYTGIAETEHKSQVMTATSNRALLEWKQEQHGIVGMPEEPNIGDVRDPFLFTFNGSQYAIQGAGYKDGTPVILLYRCHTMTQWEYLGPLVTGGAGVAAEWAPAQIWECPQLFRVDGQWVLMLSLWNLDNHDLDRVTYLTGELSEGGAGLKFLPTGGGLIDDGPDFYAPQVVAGTAAEPRTLMWGWSWEKSRPEADIHASGWAGVLTYARELSFRDGALVSAPVAEVDTLRAALMSDGAETFTVPVQTRAFEVLAAGVAELVLVDGGSERVVASITAGRILVDGSLIEIFAADGTARTIRAYPTATSRFEVRGEAVVNALAL